The Bacteroidota bacterium DNA window CGCCGACCTCACATTCAGCGGAGTCGGCAACCCGGCTCAGTGCTATTACAAAGACACCTGGGACTCCCTTATCGTATGCTACATGAACGTTCCTTTTTATACCGATGTTCAGCCTACATGGACCGGTAGTAATACCTTCCAGATTATTCTCAATAAAGTTGACAAATCAATCACAATTAATTTCCTGAATCAAACCGGAGTCACCTTAACCAATGATGTAAAAACAGGCATTGAAAACCTAACCGGAAATATCGGGCTTATGCCGTTCAACGGGACTTACCCGGCAAGCAACTATTGCATCCGGTATTATTATCCTGTAAACCCAACCTATTTCGTTTACGACGGCGCTGCTTTATGGAATTCCCATCAGGGCAATAACGGGCAATTCCTACCCTATCCGACGACATTCCCGCTGAAAGCCAGAATTGCCAATACAGGCAATCTGGATATACCTCCTCCATTCCAGGCTCAAGGCAGAATCAAGAATTATTCGGGTGCGATACTCCTCAACACAAGTGTTCCTTTCAGCGATACTCTGAAAGTTCTTGATGACAGTATATTCAATTATACCCAGTCATTTACACCGTCAACTTTTGGTACCTACAGCTATGTTACGCACTTGACCGGTATTACAGGCGACCTTATTTATTCCAACGATTCTGTAACACAGGAATTGGTGGCGATTGATACTTCCACGCTGATTATGAAACTTAATTATACCGACAATAGTTCCGATGGCCTGGGTCTTTCCTGGGTTGATGGTACGGGAGGTGTCGCCATGTACATGGTTCCGCCCAAGTACCCATGCAAGGTATACAATACCAAGTATTTTATTGAATCGAATCCCAATTTGAACGGTTTCAGCGCAAAAATTTATGATGACGATGGTCAGGGTGGTTCTCCGGGCACGCTCATTGACTCTGTGTTTGTGCCTGCTGCGGGCATTATTGTTGGCGGATATAATACGGTTAACCCGAGCCATCCGATAATAATTTACGATGGCGGCGTATACGTAACTTGGGAAATGCATGGCACCGGCACAGCCTTAGGCAAAGATCCTACACCACCTATATCATTCAACTCATGGGAATTTGTGGGCAACTACTGGTCGCCTTACCGCAATAATCAGGACGAAGATTTTCTGATAGAACTTAATTTACAGAAGGCGCAAATAGAAGATGTGGGAACAGCAGGCATTACCATGCCACTGCTCAACGACACCTTATTTGCTCCCGGTACTGTTAAAGCATGGGTTAAAAATTATGGTCAAACTGCCGAAAGCGCTTTTGATGTGCATTATAAAATGTGGGGCTGCCCGGAAGTTGTTCAGCCATACAGCGGAGCAACCCTCTCACCGGGCGATTCAGTGCTATTCACCTTCACAACACCTTTATATAACGCTACAGATATTTATGGCGACTTGTGTGTATGGACTTCAAAAATGAATGATTATGATATCCATAATGACTCGAGCTGCGTTTTTATCAACATCAGCCACGATAACTCAGGAATCTCAGAAATGGCGGCTTCCGCGAGAATATCAACCTATCCGAACCCGTTCAAAGAAGAAGTAACGGTTGAGTTTGACAATACCACGCACGATTCATACCGCCTCGCTCTCAGAGATATTTATGGCAAAATAGTTTTCTCTCAGGAAAATATCACTGCGAGCCGTTTTACTTTACAGCGCCGGAATCTTGCTCCCGGTATC harbors:
- a CDS encoding T9SS type A sorting domain-containing protein, with the translated sequence MRRFLLILALLPFCLNAMALSGGPDKYGYTWKDSNEPGGPTFNWVNILTSDRKVNGLGDDNVRGPFSFINAGGVDFRFYWYTVDKFWVGSNGYICFNNVMLASVFPQIPDSTDNRHNFISALLADLTFSGVGNPAQCYYKDTWDSLIVCYMNVPFYTDVQPTWTGSNTFQIILNKVDKSITINFLNQTGVTLTNDVKTGIENLTGNIGLMPFNGTYPASNYCIRYYYPVNPTYFVYDGAALWNSHQGNNGQFLPYPTTFPLKARIANTGNLDIPPPFQAQGRIKNYSGAILLNTSVPFSDTLKVLDDSIFNYTQSFTPSTFGTYSYVTHLTGITGDLIYSNDSVTQELVAIDTSTLIMKLNYTDNSSDGLGLSWVDGTGGVAMYMVPPKYPCKVYNTKYFIESNPNLNGFSAKIYDDDGQGGSPGTLIDSVFVPAAGIIVGGYNTVNPSHPIIIYDGGVYVTWEMHGTGTALGKDPTPPISFNSWEFVGNYWSPYRNNQDEDFLIELNLQKAQIEDVGTAGITMPLLNDTLFAPGTVKAWVKNYGQTAESAFDVHYKMWGCPEVVQPYSGATLSPGDSVLFTFTTPLYNATDIYGDLCVWTSKMNDYDIHNDSSCVFINISHDNSGISEMAASARISTYPNPFKEEVTVEFDNTTHDSYRLALRDIYGKIVFSQENITASRFTLQRRNLAPGIYFIELTGKKKFIGKLVAE